One genomic window of Punica granatum isolate Tunisia-2019 chromosome 1, ASM765513v2, whole genome shotgun sequence includes the following:
- the LOC116197696 gene encoding putative RING-H2 finger protein ATL21A isoform X1: MASSPIIFLLLFLIPCCLSSCVDSSCSESTCAVNEPPVQFPFRLKYVQDEQCGYAGFDLSCNNKNRTVLALPFSGEFLVDTINYQEEIVVLRDPDDCLARRLLGGFSLKGSSFISDHYRNFTFFNCSPDISDAYYYYYNFRVPCLSTSHYSILLVPDYAVTPGMDLSYLCSDNWMVTIPVPWHTWSEVTEYISLKWDRTPLCEYCQKHGGSCKYEGDSTIKCPAKRGISKRAKIGIILGVASPCFLGILGISCYLSSRNRRQPNGNVSPEQHARPMGMDGPAIELYPKTEVGDSGQLPCPSDNTCSICLSEYQPKDTLRTIPNCSHYFHARCIDPWLKRNGSCPLCRNRQGSPAKSITDHTNGSSA, encoded by the exons ATGGCAAGTTCACCAAttatcttcctcctcctcttcctcatcCCCTGTTGTCTCTCATCATGTGTAGATTCTTCATGTTCGGAATCAACTTGTGCGGTGAATGAACCTCCTGTTCAATTCCCTTTCCGTCTTAAGTATGTTCAGGACGAGCAGTGCGGGTACGCAGGCTTTGATCTATCGTGCAACAACAAAAATCGAACTGTCCTCGCCCTTCCATTCTCAGGTGAATTCTTAGTTGACACCATCAATTACCAGGAAGAGATTGTGGTCCTCCGGGACCCAGATGATTGCTTGGCCAGAAGGTTGTTGGGCGGCTTCAGCTTAAAGGGCTCGAGCTTCATCAGCGACCACTACCGGAACTTCACTTTCTTCAACTGCTCACCAGACATATCCGATgcctattattattattataattttcgaGTTCCGTGCCTCAGCACAAGTCACTACAGCATTCTCCTTGTACCGGATTATGCTGTAACCCCCGGCATGGACTTGTCGTATTTGTGCAGTGATAACTGGATGGTGACAATTCCGGTGCCGTGGCATACCTGGTCCGAAGTTACCGAGTACATCTCGCTGAAGTGGGATAGAACGCCCCTATGCGAGTACTGCCAGAAGCATGGTGGATCTTGCAAGTATGAAGGTGACAGCACGATCAAATGCCCTGCCAAGCGTG GAATTTCCAAGCGAGCTAAGATAGGGATAATCCTGGGGGTGGCTTCCCCCTGCTTCCTCGGCATCCTTGGGATCTCCTGCTACCTGAGCAGCAGAAACCGTCGCCAACCAAATGGCAACGTGTCACCTGAGCAGCATGCTCGACCTATGGGGATGGATGGACCTGCCATAGAGTTGTATCCGAAGACTGAGGTTGGGGACAGCGGGCAGCTTCCCTGTCCCAGTGACAACACATGCTCCATATGCCTGTCGGAGTACCAGCCCAAGGATACCCTGAGGACGATCCCCAACTGTAGTCACTACTTCCACGCTCGTTGCATCGACCCATGGCTGAAGCGGAACGGCTCATGCCCGCTGTGCCGGAATCGACAGGG ATCTCCGGCCAAGTCGATAACCGACCACACCAATGGATCCTCGGCCTAA
- the LOC116197696 gene encoding putative RING-H2 finger protein ATL69 isoform X2, translating into MVTIPVPWHTWSEVTEYISLKWDRTPLCEYCQKHGGSCKYEGDSTIKCPAKRGISKRAKIGIILGVASPCFLGILGISCYLSSRNRRQPNGNVSPEQHARPMGMDGPAIELYPKTEVGDSGQLPCPSDNTCSICLSEYQPKDTLRTIPNCSHYFHARCIDPWLKRNGSCPLCRNRQGSPAKSITDHTNGSSA; encoded by the exons ATGGTGACAATTCCGGTGCCGTGGCATACCTGGTCCGAAGTTACCGAGTACATCTCGCTGAAGTGGGATAGAACGCCCCTATGCGAGTACTGCCAGAAGCATGGTGGATCTTGCAAGTATGAAGGTGACAGCACGATCAAATGCCCTGCCAAGCGTG GAATTTCCAAGCGAGCTAAGATAGGGATAATCCTGGGGGTGGCTTCCCCCTGCTTCCTCGGCATCCTTGGGATCTCCTGCTACCTGAGCAGCAGAAACCGTCGCCAACCAAATGGCAACGTGTCACCTGAGCAGCATGCTCGACCTATGGGGATGGATGGACCTGCCATAGAGTTGTATCCGAAGACTGAGGTTGGGGACAGCGGGCAGCTTCCCTGTCCCAGTGACAACACATGCTCCATATGCCTGTCGGAGTACCAGCCCAAGGATACCCTGAGGACGATCCCCAACTGTAGTCACTACTTCCACGCTCGTTGCATCGACCCATGGCTGAAGCGGAACGGCTCATGCCCGCTGTGCCGGAATCGACAGGG ATCTCCGGCCAAGTCGATAACCGACCACACCAATGGATCCTCGGCCTAA